A single Oncorhynchus tshawytscha isolate Ot180627B linkage group LG01, Otsh_v2.0, whole genome shotgun sequence DNA region contains:
- the LOC112258906 gene encoding forkhead box protein J1-B has translation MPVLMSPEIASKFKEKWLNLQPELQDSAAGSVHLDDSLTSLHWLQNFSILSANQERPTGTGSGCPSHHLLSYHQRLYRRGTESPSSPPAGDTAACGMPRCLGSPVTSGSNSTDVRLVNYPHHEHHIKAQIIPPEEIDFKTNPKVKPPYSYASLICMAMQASKKPKVTLSTIYNWITDNFCYYRHADPSWQNSIRHNLSLNKCFMKVPRQKDEPGKGGFWQIDPQYADMFVNGVFKRRRMSSNLYNTNRQSKLLHNQETDYHRGTQGSQDGYHYLGAGASSKRKQPSPRQHGKIARTHKSPLLAMEAHNADIVLRGDFDLVSVFDDVLSGNCSTFEELDIDTALSSLGCSLDLTLQGRHSAGLGRWCGEGDNQTQQTHYSYDYMELSGSVGYDSSNMGDHHVQQQQLSQDQLLQSHLHQFEEVTLFPEQQEVHPWEEMKEEAQAIPLDQGFGLCEGFFSEIQPWERAEAYL, from the exons ATGCCTGTCCTGATGAGTCCGGAGATCGCCTCCAAGTTTAAAGAGAAATGGCTGAACCTCCAGCCAGAGCTTCAGGACAGCGCAGCCGGCTCAGTGCACCTGGACGACAGCCTGACCAGCCTCCACTGGCTGCAGAACTTCTCCATCCTCAGCGCTAACCAGGAAAGACCCACCGGCACTGGCTCCGGTTGCCCATCACATCACCTACTTTCCTACCACCAGCGCCTGTACCGCCGTGGAACCGAGTCCCCGTCCAGCCCTCCAGCGGGGGACACCGCCGCCTGCGGGATGCCTCGCTGCCTCGGGAGCCCGGTTACCTCTGGCAGTAACTCCACCGATGTGCGTTTGGTGAATTACCCTCACCACGAACACCACATCAAGGCGCAGATCATCCCACCGGAGGAGATTGACTTTAAAACGAACCCCAAAGTCAAACCGCCGTATTCCTACGCCTCTCTCATCTGTATGGCCATGCAGGCCAGCAAGAAGCCCAAGGTGACTCTGTCCACCATCTATAACTGGATCACAGACAACTTCTGCTACTACAGACACGCAGATCCTAGCTGGCAG AACTCTATCCGCCATAACCTCTCGCTCAACAAGTGTTTCATGAAGGTGCCGCGGCAGAAGGATGAACCAGGGAAAGGAGGCTTCTGGCAGATCGACCCTCAGTACGCTGACATGTTCGTTAACGGAGTCTTCAAGAGAAGGAGAATGTCCTCCAACCTTTACAACACCAACAGGCAGAGCAAGCTCCTACACAACCAGGAAACTGACTACCATAGAGGCACTCAGGGGAGCCAAGATGGCTACCACTACCTAGGAGCTGGAGCCAGCAGTAAGCGTAAACAACCTTCTCCAAGGCAACACGGCAAGATTGCGCGGACCCACAAATCCCCACTGTTAGCCATGGAGGCCCACAACGCAGATATAGTTCTGAGGGGAGATTTTGaccttgtgtctgtgtttgatGACGTCCTCAGTGGTAACTGCAGTACGTTCGAAGAACTGGACATCGACACTGCTCTGAGTTCCCTGGGCTGCTCTCTGGACCTGACCCTGCAGGGGAGGCACTCCGCTGGGCTGGGaaggtggtgtggagagggggacaACCAGACCCAGCAGACCCACTACTCTTACGACTACATGGAGCTGAGTGGCTCAGTGGGATATGACAGCAGTAACATGGGGGACCATCATGTTCAACAGCAACAGCTGAGCCAGGATCAGTTGTTACAGAGCCACCTGCACCAGTTCGAGGAGGTGACTCTGTTTCCAGAGCAGCAGGAGGTGCATCCCTGggaggagatgaaggaggaggCTCAGGCTATCCCTCTGGATCAGGGCTTTGGGCTGTGTGAAGGATTCTTCTCAGAGATACAACCCTGGGAGAGGGCTGAGGCCTACCTGTGA